One window from the genome of Rhinolophus ferrumequinum isolate MPI-CBG mRhiFer1 chromosome 10, mRhiFer1_v1.p, whole genome shotgun sequence encodes:
- the LOC117028760 gene encoding natural killer cells antigen CD94-like yields the protein MECLHYPKLHWQDDWVSNQITFWILPAWVLLLHLQLLGLFFKSSLYLSFSTDFQTTPWRLICGILAVMCLVLMAALGILLKNSFPKQSIRPTSSPVGTTEPQEDAGCCYCQEKWIGYQCNCYFISNEIKTWTESREFCASQNSRLLQVQNKDELNFTNSLMYLYWIGLFYSEEHGAWLWEDGSALSQDLFSFSQTMDTGKCVTYFRSRKLLSESCVKKNRYICKKQLI from the exons ATGGAATGTCTTCATTATCCAAAATTGCACTGGCAAGATGATTGGGTGTCAAACCAAATAACTTTTTGGATTCTTCCTGCCTGGGTTCTGCTTTTACACCTTCAGCTCCTGGGTTTGTTCTTTAAGTCATCACTCTACCTCTCTTTCTCTACAGATTTTCAGACAACTCCATGGAGGTTGATTTGTGGGATCTTAGCAGTAATGTGCCTTGTGTTGATGGCTGCTTTGGGAATATTGTTGAAAAATT CATTTCCTAAACAAAGTATTCGGCCAACATCATCACCAGTAGGAACCACAGAACCCCAGGAAG atgcTGGCTGCTGTTATTGTCAAGAAAAGTGGATTGGGTACCAATGCAACTGTTACTTCatttctaatgaaataaaaacttggACAGAAAGCAGGGAATTCTGTGCCTCTCAGAATTCCCGTCTGCTTCAAGTGCAAAACAAAGATGAATTA AATTTCACGAACTCCCTTATGTATTTATACTGGATTGGACTGTTTTATAGTGAAGAACATGGTGCCTGGTTGTGGGAGGATGGCTCTGCTCTCTCGCAAGATCT atTTTCATTCTCTCAAACCATGGATACAGGGAAATGTGTAACGTATTTCAGAAGCAGAAAACTTCTGAGTGAATCATGTGTGAAAAAAAATCGTTATATCTGCAAGAAGCAGCTTATTTAG
- the LOC117029103 gene encoding natural killer cells antigen CD94-like, protein MAAFHTTPWRLICGILAVICLLLMAASGILLKNLFSKQRIQPTSSPGTTEPQEGSACCSCQEKWIGYRCSCYFISNEMKTWAESRDFCASQNSSLLQLQNKDELSFTNNIKFFYWIGLSYNEEHGAWLWEDGSALSPDLFSFSQTVNTRNCIIYSTSTRTSVLREACEKENRYICKKQLI, encoded by the exons ATGGCAG CTTTTCACACCACTCCATGGAGGTTGATTTGTGGGATCTTAGCGGTAATATGTCTTCTGTTGATGGCTGCTTCGGGAATATTGTTGAAAAATT tattttctaaacaaagaaTTCAGCCAACATCATCACCAGGAACCACGGAACCCCAGGAAG gctCTGCATGCTGTTCTTGTCAAGAAAAGTGGATTGGATACCGATGCAGCTGTTACTTCATTtctaatgaaatgaaaacttggGCAGAAAGCAGGGATTTCTGTGCCTCTCAGAATTCCAGTCTGCTTCAGCTGCAAAACAAAGATGAACTG AGTTTCACAAACAATATCAAATTTTTTTACTGGATTGGACTGTCTTACAATGAAGAACATGGTGCCTGGTTGTGGGAGGATGGCTCTGCTCTCTCCCCAGATCT atTTTCATTCTCTCAAACTGTAAATACACGAAACTGCATAATATATAGCACAAGCACAAGGACAAGTGTTCTGCGTGAAGCTTGTGAAAAAGAAAATCGTTATATCTGTAAGAAGCAGCTTATTTAG